In the genome of Anabrus simplex isolate iqAnaSimp1 chromosome 6, ASM4041472v1, whole genome shotgun sequence, one region contains:
- the LOC136876446 gene encoding BAG domain-containing protein Samui isoform X3, with protein sequence MSRGRQDIRSHLEDLAQRHPEFADQLRCPPWGGEVGPSQGTWNRARQSSSGDDCSSFRHPSEQEQVEEPGPLRGRARQNNLPQHGLRNTVDLGQQQHEAEQEKGSRGQRSMSAPPDNRTSDQPQRFVSRIDINPLNPGGNSTGEGKPPVAPKQQQQQQSPPKMTNKPVQQGASNVRHIPIFVEGRDEPVISRNVDSAPEKIFSERTIPTQASFPSERVPPPQSPFVERVIPTQTTFPSERMGRPQSPFTERVIPTQTVPPQSFGFNRPSHFTSQHQFQPQHPSSVPQGKKQQQNREQPTEQQQPKAPPQPPKAPPQPAKAPPKAPGPNNPLSLVQAVEKDVGELEGKVNAYSGNSRKDKDYIYLDEMLTRNLLKLDNIETEGKENVRQARKSVIRDIQRCIGILESKVPIPEETMEVTDAQLEQQGQTESSQPECATPAGVEEGPELSTTEVPEQPVAPENEVMNVEGTSEETSQSTEHMNMEEEVSEEKPAEETSHEKSGETEMEQMQAPVKVAEEQEQVQPSCVEMTEAVSLQEETSNEQSVEESKPVESTGESVEVVGDSTSSQQNMEVDSGVTQPEVQNEEKLTSVPSANSELGSGDQPPSKAKKGSKKATGKSKKSAPQPSS encoded by the coding sequence ATGTCTCGTGGCAGACAAGACATCAGATCTCACTTGGAAGATTTGGCCCAGCGACATCCAGAGTTTGCTGATCAGTTACGTTGTCCACCTTGGGGAGGTGAGGTTGGCCCGTCTCAAGGTACTTGGAATAGAGCAAGACAGAGCTCAAGTGGTGATGACTGTTCATCCTTCAGACATCCCAGCGAACAAGAGCAGGTAGAAGAGCCGGGTCCATTACGTGGTAGAGCCAGGCAAAATAACCTTCCACAGCATGGTCTAAGAAACACAGTTGATCTGGGACAGCAACAGCATGAGGCAGAACAGGAAAAGGGCAGCCGTGGCCAGCGGTCAATGTCCGCTCCTCCTGACAATAGAACTTCTGATCAGCCTCAGCGGTTTGTATCTCGGATAGATATCAATCCCCTGAATCCTGGTGGAAACAGCACTGGAGAAGGCAAACCTCCAGTGGCACCCaaacagcaacagcagcagcagtctCCTCCAAAAATGACAAATAAACCAGTTCAACAAGGAGCAAGTAATGTGAGGCACATTCCTATCTTTGTAGAAGGCAGGGATGAACCTGTCATTTCCAGAAATGTTGATTCAGCCCCGGAGAAGATCTTCTCGGAGAGAACAATACCTACCCAAGCTTCCTTCCCATCTGAGAGAGTTCCACCTCCCCAGTCACCTTTTGTAGAGAGGGTCATTCCAACACAAACAACCTTCCCTTCAGAAAGAATGGGACGACCACAATCTCCTTTCACAGAGAGAGTTATACCTACCCAAACAGTTCCTCCACAATCATTTGGTTTTAATAGGCCTTCTCACTTTACTTCTCAGcaccaatttcaacctcagcatcCCTCCTCTGTGCCTCAAGGGAAGAAACAGCAACAGAATCGTGAACAACCTACTGAACAGCAACAACCTAAGGCTCCACCACAGCCTCCTAAGGCTCCGCCTCAGCCTGCCAAAGCTCCGCCTAAAGCACCTGGACCGAACAACCCCCTGTCGCTAGTGCAAGCTGTTGAGAAGGATGTGGGAGAGCTGGAGGGAAAAGTTAATGCATATAGTGGAAACTCTCGAAAAGATAAGGATTATATCTACCTGGACGAGATGCTGACCCGGAACTTGTTAAAGTTGGACAACATTGAAACTGAAGGCAAGGAAAATGTTCGTCAAGCTCGGAAATCTGTGATACGGGACATTCAGAGGTGTATTGGCATCCTGGAATCTAAAGTTCCTATCCCTGAGGAGACAATGGAAGTAACAGATGCACAGCTTGAACAGCAAGGACAGACTGAAAGTAGTCAGCCTGAGTGTGCTACACCTGCAGGGGTAGAAGAAGGTCCTGAACTTTCAACCACAGAAGTGCCTGAACAACCTGTTGCTCCTGAGAATGAGGTTATGAATGTGGAGGGAACGTCGGAAGAAACTTCGCAGTCAACTGAGCATATGAACATGGAGGAAGAGGTTTCAGAAGAAAAGCCAGCTGAAGAGACTTCACATGAGAAAAGTGGTGAAACAGAAATGGAACAGATGCAAGCACCAGTCAAAGTTGCTGAAGAACAGGAACAGGTACAACCTTCATGTGTGGAAATGACTGAAGCTGTCTCTTTGCAAGAAGAAACTTCTAATGAGCAGTCTGTTGAAGAAAGCAAACCAGTAGAATCTACAGGTGAAAGTGTGGAAGTGGTTGGGGATAGTACTTCCTCTCAACAAAACATGGAAGTGGACAGTGGTGTTACGCAACCTGAAGTGCAGAATGAGGAAAAGTTGACCTCTGTACCTAGTGCAAACTCTGAACTTGGCAGTGGAGATCAGCCTCCTAGCAAAGCAAAAAAGGGGAGTAAAAAAGCTACAGGTAAAAGTAAGAAATCTGCTCCCCAGCCCTCATCGTAA
- the LOC136876446 gene encoding BAG domain-containing protein Samui isoform X1, translated as MSFPFRDRSRLSDKYRGKTADELLDELKSEIDKDRKMFFDTPFSRSGFPFDDNMSRGRQDIRSHLEDLAQRHPEFADQLRCPPWGGEVGPSQGTWNRARQSSSGDDCSSFRHPSEQEQVEEPGPLRGRARQNNLPQHGLRNTVDLGQQQHEAEQEKGSRGQRSMSAPPDNRTSDQPQRFVSRIDINPLNPGGNSTGEGKPPVAPKQQQQQQSPPKMTNKPVQQGASNVRHIPIFVEGRDEPVISRNVDSAPEKIFSERTIPTQASFPSERVPPPQSPFVERVIPTQTTFPSERMGRPQSPFTERVIPTQTVPPQSFGFNRPSHFTSQHQFQPQHPSSVPQGKKQQQNREQPTEQQQPKAPPQPPKAPPQPAKAPPKAPGPNNPLSLVQAVEKDVGELEGKVNAYSGNSRKDKDYIYLDEMLTRNLLKLDNIETEGKENVRQARKSVIRDIQRCIGILESKVPIPEETMEVTDAQLEQQGQTESSQPECATPAGVEEGPELSTTEVPEQPVAPENEVMNVEGTSEETSQSTEHMNMEEEVSEEKPAEETSHEKSGETEMEQMQAPVKVAEEQEQVQPSCVEMTEAVSLQEETSNEQSVEESKPVESTGESVEVVGDSTSSQQNMEVDSGVTQPEVQNEEKLTSVPSANSELGSGDQPPSKAKKGSKKATGKSKKSAPQPSS; from the coding sequence AGTGGCTTTCCATTTGACGACAACATGTCTCGTGGCAGACAAGACATCAGATCTCACTTGGAAGATTTGGCCCAGCGACATCCAGAGTTTGCTGATCAGTTACGTTGTCCACCTTGGGGAGGTGAGGTTGGCCCGTCTCAAGGTACTTGGAATAGAGCAAGACAGAGCTCAAGTGGTGATGACTGTTCATCCTTCAGACATCCCAGCGAACAAGAGCAGGTAGAAGAGCCGGGTCCATTACGTGGTAGAGCCAGGCAAAATAACCTTCCACAGCATGGTCTAAGAAACACAGTTGATCTGGGACAGCAACAGCATGAGGCAGAACAGGAAAAGGGCAGCCGTGGCCAGCGGTCAATGTCCGCTCCTCCTGACAATAGAACTTCTGATCAGCCTCAGCGGTTTGTATCTCGGATAGATATCAATCCCCTGAATCCTGGTGGAAACAGCACTGGAGAAGGCAAACCTCCAGTGGCACCCaaacagcaacagcagcagcagtctCCTCCAAAAATGACAAATAAACCAGTTCAACAAGGAGCAAGTAATGTGAGGCACATTCCTATCTTTGTAGAAGGCAGGGATGAACCTGTCATTTCCAGAAATGTTGATTCAGCCCCGGAGAAGATCTTCTCGGAGAGAACAATACCTACCCAAGCTTCCTTCCCATCTGAGAGAGTTCCACCTCCCCAGTCACCTTTTGTAGAGAGGGTCATTCCAACACAAACAACCTTCCCTTCAGAAAGAATGGGACGACCACAATCTCCTTTCACAGAGAGAGTTATACCTACCCAAACAGTTCCTCCACAATCATTTGGTTTTAATAGGCCTTCTCACTTTACTTCTCAGcaccaatttcaacctcagcatcCCTCCTCTGTGCCTCAAGGGAAGAAACAGCAACAGAATCGTGAACAACCTACTGAACAGCAACAACCTAAGGCTCCACCACAGCCTCCTAAGGCTCCGCCTCAGCCTGCCAAAGCTCCGCCTAAAGCACCTGGACCGAACAACCCCCTGTCGCTAGTGCAAGCTGTTGAGAAGGATGTGGGAGAGCTGGAGGGAAAAGTTAATGCATATAGTGGAAACTCTCGAAAAGATAAGGATTATATCTACCTGGACGAGATGCTGACCCGGAACTTGTTAAAGTTGGACAACATTGAAACTGAAGGCAAGGAAAATGTTCGTCAAGCTCGGAAATCTGTGATACGGGACATTCAGAGGTGTATTGGCATCCTGGAATCTAAAGTTCCTATCCCTGAGGAGACAATGGAAGTAACAGATGCACAGCTTGAACAGCAAGGACAGACTGAAAGTAGTCAGCCTGAGTGTGCTACACCTGCAGGGGTAGAAGAAGGTCCTGAACTTTCAACCACAGAAGTGCCTGAACAACCTGTTGCTCCTGAGAATGAGGTTATGAATGTGGAGGGAACGTCGGAAGAAACTTCGCAGTCAACTGAGCATATGAACATGGAGGAAGAGGTTTCAGAAGAAAAGCCAGCTGAAGAGACTTCACATGAGAAAAGTGGTGAAACAGAAATGGAACAGATGCAAGCACCAGTCAAAGTTGCTGAAGAACAGGAACAGGTACAACCTTCATGTGTGGAAATGACTGAAGCTGTCTCTTTGCAAGAAGAAACTTCTAATGAGCAGTCTGTTGAAGAAAGCAAACCAGTAGAATCTACAGGTGAAAGTGTGGAAGTGGTTGGGGATAGTACTTCCTCTCAACAAAACATGGAAGTGGACAGTGGTGTTACGCAACCTGAAGTGCAGAATGAGGAAAAGTTGACCTCTGTACCTAGTGCAAACTCTGAACTTGGCAGTGGAGATCAGCCTCCTAGCAAAGCAAAAAAGGGGAGTAAAAAAGCTACAGGTAAAAGTAAGAAATCTGCTCCCCAGCCCTCATCGTAA
- the LOC136876446 gene encoding BAG domain-containing protein Samui isoform X2, which translates to MEQSPTVLDRSPEPTYEFYTSGFPFDDNMSRGRQDIRSHLEDLAQRHPEFADQLRCPPWGGEVGPSQGTWNRARQSSSGDDCSSFRHPSEQEQVEEPGPLRGRARQNNLPQHGLRNTVDLGQQQHEAEQEKGSRGQRSMSAPPDNRTSDQPQRFVSRIDINPLNPGGNSTGEGKPPVAPKQQQQQQSPPKMTNKPVQQGASNVRHIPIFVEGRDEPVISRNVDSAPEKIFSERTIPTQASFPSERVPPPQSPFVERVIPTQTTFPSERMGRPQSPFTERVIPTQTVPPQSFGFNRPSHFTSQHQFQPQHPSSVPQGKKQQQNREQPTEQQQPKAPPQPPKAPPQPAKAPPKAPGPNNPLSLVQAVEKDVGELEGKVNAYSGNSRKDKDYIYLDEMLTRNLLKLDNIETEGKENVRQARKSVIRDIQRCIGILESKVPIPEETMEVTDAQLEQQGQTESSQPECATPAGVEEGPELSTTEVPEQPVAPENEVMNVEGTSEETSQSTEHMNMEEEVSEEKPAEETSHEKSGETEMEQMQAPVKVAEEQEQVQPSCVEMTEAVSLQEETSNEQSVEESKPVESTGESVEVVGDSTSSQQNMEVDSGVTQPEVQNEEKLTSVPSANSELGSGDQPPSKAKKGSKKATGKSKKSAPQPSS; encoded by the coding sequence AGTGGCTTTCCATTTGACGACAACATGTCTCGTGGCAGACAAGACATCAGATCTCACTTGGAAGATTTGGCCCAGCGACATCCAGAGTTTGCTGATCAGTTACGTTGTCCACCTTGGGGAGGTGAGGTTGGCCCGTCTCAAGGTACTTGGAATAGAGCAAGACAGAGCTCAAGTGGTGATGACTGTTCATCCTTCAGACATCCCAGCGAACAAGAGCAGGTAGAAGAGCCGGGTCCATTACGTGGTAGAGCCAGGCAAAATAACCTTCCACAGCATGGTCTAAGAAACACAGTTGATCTGGGACAGCAACAGCATGAGGCAGAACAGGAAAAGGGCAGCCGTGGCCAGCGGTCAATGTCCGCTCCTCCTGACAATAGAACTTCTGATCAGCCTCAGCGGTTTGTATCTCGGATAGATATCAATCCCCTGAATCCTGGTGGAAACAGCACTGGAGAAGGCAAACCTCCAGTGGCACCCaaacagcaacagcagcagcagtctCCTCCAAAAATGACAAATAAACCAGTTCAACAAGGAGCAAGTAATGTGAGGCACATTCCTATCTTTGTAGAAGGCAGGGATGAACCTGTCATTTCCAGAAATGTTGATTCAGCCCCGGAGAAGATCTTCTCGGAGAGAACAATACCTACCCAAGCTTCCTTCCCATCTGAGAGAGTTCCACCTCCCCAGTCACCTTTTGTAGAGAGGGTCATTCCAACACAAACAACCTTCCCTTCAGAAAGAATGGGACGACCACAATCTCCTTTCACAGAGAGAGTTATACCTACCCAAACAGTTCCTCCACAATCATTTGGTTTTAATAGGCCTTCTCACTTTACTTCTCAGcaccaatttcaacctcagcatcCCTCCTCTGTGCCTCAAGGGAAGAAACAGCAACAGAATCGTGAACAACCTACTGAACAGCAACAACCTAAGGCTCCACCACAGCCTCCTAAGGCTCCGCCTCAGCCTGCCAAAGCTCCGCCTAAAGCACCTGGACCGAACAACCCCCTGTCGCTAGTGCAAGCTGTTGAGAAGGATGTGGGAGAGCTGGAGGGAAAAGTTAATGCATATAGTGGAAACTCTCGAAAAGATAAGGATTATATCTACCTGGACGAGATGCTGACCCGGAACTTGTTAAAGTTGGACAACATTGAAACTGAAGGCAAGGAAAATGTTCGTCAAGCTCGGAAATCTGTGATACGGGACATTCAGAGGTGTATTGGCATCCTGGAATCTAAAGTTCCTATCCCTGAGGAGACAATGGAAGTAACAGATGCACAGCTTGAACAGCAAGGACAGACTGAAAGTAGTCAGCCTGAGTGTGCTACACCTGCAGGGGTAGAAGAAGGTCCTGAACTTTCAACCACAGAAGTGCCTGAACAACCTGTTGCTCCTGAGAATGAGGTTATGAATGTGGAGGGAACGTCGGAAGAAACTTCGCAGTCAACTGAGCATATGAACATGGAGGAAGAGGTTTCAGAAGAAAAGCCAGCTGAAGAGACTTCACATGAGAAAAGTGGTGAAACAGAAATGGAACAGATGCAAGCACCAGTCAAAGTTGCTGAAGAACAGGAACAGGTACAACCTTCATGTGTGGAAATGACTGAAGCTGTCTCTTTGCAAGAAGAAACTTCTAATGAGCAGTCTGTTGAAGAAAGCAAACCAGTAGAATCTACAGGTGAAAGTGTGGAAGTGGTTGGGGATAGTACTTCCTCTCAACAAAACATGGAAGTGGACAGTGGTGTTACGCAACCTGAAGTGCAGAATGAGGAAAAGTTGACCTCTGTACCTAGTGCAAACTCTGAACTTGGCAGTGGAGATCAGCCTCCTAGCAAAGCAAAAAAGGGGAGTAAAAAAGCTACAGGTAAAAGTAAGAAATCTGCTCCCCAGCCCTCATCGTAA